Proteins found in one Triticum aestivum cultivar Chinese Spring chromosome 4D, IWGSC CS RefSeq v2.1, whole genome shotgun sequence genomic segment:
- the LOC123100320 gene encoding uncharacterized protein: MRLLSAQTFLFSVPCASLVQKILLCQPLRRRLFSLSFLPYGPAVHAQPPPSVPLSCKPLSDFMLLHHSVGLKFENAAWTRLKSFTTVPSAPAPPSCPLTVTFFQFPLPISPVLCDLILHCLFGGNPRQFHSAVVTEDEFSCVVANRGVADLILSFGDLRRPGIDVRFSLPEQRSPAPPAATLVPAPMGAFRLHHRAATGRPRPSVKVRQLRHGLKFRSLILRRFNVEVVPHQYATPDPLKHSLLWISFFSAVAKPSACLVKLTLDHFFSGSSSFFVLHYQANIFLALVSSADVLNEIVQRSPVSPPGIALVLSKTLLAAKSASFSNFESIQLASLAVSDQHAALSPVNRSHSTTSILGCPPALPPPPPAACLLELFTHVESTGGVRELSVSTRADVNGETRSCHFPRPLSPVPAPPPSHAPLSGTNMQACATPPRTPSQSALNANVPPLLPSLDRPHTPTLSQTPVHGSEVVNPCGQPSTPYVPPTPRALKSSTPPSAAPLTRPELSPIAAASASVPSYRDALLSPRKVLDRPCRSAPAPRSRPNPPAILCRAHLSFPPRIRSRPLCFRCLAGDHLVQSCRDPVRCSRCGGSGHRNFHCSSNLPLAFQRLRLLSHPAMATPARVPSPKGCDDEPNVLWIGSHRLTLSKPLAHSPRSSSPVSEDGDSAPLSQRGNDSDAEGSVLPSDAASAVGCTARSATLWSSSASSPGRAHSTYPDIFVPSGLIHDVGHFCFVHLDTVMLEPYDLIHRAIELHANSPSYHFAATTGCAALIVFDTNADREATMAFFPADYAGVRVTLLRPEETDNRATTCYDRLVEIEAKNFPLELWHPQGANFVFGHFGVLCCVDQNTLVAGDFTAVRAFVRVESDNDTPDGCILRLPPAQVVDVKLRRVKTWAILEDTYVPLDDDLGGDNNRGPHVHGAWRWNCGHAGPCTGSHDHDHMSPPSPTAAPTPASRVSIL, translated from the coding sequence ATGCGTCTGCTCTCCGCCCAAACATTCCTCTTTTCAGTCCCCTGCGCCAGCCTAGTGCAAAAAATTCTCCTCTGTCAACCCCTTCGCCGGCGGCTGTTCTCGCTATCTTTCCTCCCTTACGGTCCAGCTGTTCATGCTCAGCCCCCACCATCCGTGCCCCTTTCCTGCAAGCCTCTCTCCGATTTTATGCTGTTGCACCACTCCGTTGGGCTCAAGTTCGAAAATGCAGCTTGGACAAGGCTAAAATCCTTCACCACAGTTCCTTCGGCTCCGGCTCCGCCCTCCTGCCCACTTACTGTCACCTTCTTCCAGTTTCCCCTGCCTATCTCGCCCGTGCTCTGCGACCTCATCCTCCATTGCCTGTTTGGTGGCAACCCTCGCCAGTTCCACTCCGCCGTCGTCACGGAGGATGAGTTCTCCTGCGTTGTGGCTAACAGAGGGGTCGCTGATCTCATCCTGTCGTTTGGCGACCTCAGAAGGCCAGGGATTGACGTGCGTTTCTCGCTGCCCGAGCAGCGATCGCCCGCGCCTCCGGCGGCCACTCTTGTGCCGGCTCCGATGGGGGCTTTCCGCCTGCATCATCGAGCTGCGACAGGCCGGCCTCGGCCGTCAGTTAAGGTTCGTCAATTACGTCATGGGCTTAAGTTTCGCTCCCTTATCCTGCGTAGATTCAACGTAGAGGTTGTCCCACACCAATATGCTACACCTGATCCCCTTAAACACTCTCTTCTTTGGATAAGCTTTTTTTCAGCAGTAGCAAAACCAAGTGCATGTCTAGTTAAGTTGACGTTAGACCACTTCTTCTCTGGCAGTTCTAGCTTTTTCGTCCTACACTACCAGGCTAATATTTTCCTTGCGCTTGTCTCTTCTGCGGATGTTCTGAATGAGATCGTCCAAAGGTCCCCGGTCAGCCCCCCAGGGATTGCGCTAGTCCTCTCAAAAACGCTCCTTGCCGCCAAGTCAGCCTCATTTTCAAATTTTGAATCGATACAGCTTGCTAGCTTGGCTGTCTCGGATCAGCACGCTGCCCTCTCCCCTGTCAATCGGTCCCACTCGACTACATCTATCTTAGGCTGTCCTCCTGCTTTGCCTCCCCCTCCTCCAGCCGCTTGCTTACTTGAGTTGTTTACTCACGTGGAAAGTACGGGCGGCGTGCGAGAGCTCTCGGTGAGCACGCGCGCCGACGTGAATGGAGAAACCAGGTCTTGTCACTTCCCCCGCCCTCTCTCCCCTGTTCCCGCTCCCCCTCCTTCACATGCACCCCTCTCCGGCACCAACATGCAGGCATGCGCCACCCCTCCCCGTACCCCATCCCAGTCAGCATTAAATGCAAACGTACCACCCCTCTTGCCATCCCTGGACCGCCCGCATACGCCAACCCTCTCTCAAACCCCGGTCCACGGCTCAGAGGTGGTGAACCCATGCGGCCAGCCAAGTACGCCCTACGTCCCGCCTACCCCGAGAGCGCTCAAGAGCTCAACGCCTCCCTCTGCTGCGCCGCTCACGAGACCCGAGCTTAGTCCCATCGCCGCGGCCTCTGCCTCCGTGCCTTCCTACCGCGACGCCCTGCTTTCTCCGAGAAAGGTGCTGGACCGCCCTTGCCGCTCCGCCCCCGCCCCGCGATCCCGCCCAAATCCTCCAGCTATACTTTGCCGTGCCCACCTCTCCTTCCCTCCTCGCATTCGCTCCCGCCCCCTCTGCTTTCGCTGCTTAGCTGGAGATCACCTTGTCCAGTCTTGCCGCGACCCAGTGCGCTGCTCTCGCTGCGGCGGCTCCGGGCACCGTAATTTTCACTGCTCCTCCAACCTTCCTCTCGCCTTCCAACGCCTTCGCCTCCTTAGCCACCCTGCCATGGCCACCCCCGCCCGCGTCCCGTCCCCCAAGGGTTGCGACGACGAGCCCAACGTCCTCTGGATCGGTTCCCACCGCCTCACCCTCAGCAAGCCGCTCGCTCACTCCCCAAGATCCTCCAGCCCCGTTTCAGAGGACGGCGACTCGGCTCCTCTGTCGCAGCGCGGGAACGACTCCGACGCTGAGGGCTCGGTGCTGCCCTCCGACGCCGCCTCCGCCGTCGGGTGCACGGCCCGCTCCGCGACCCTGTGGTCCTCCTCGGCGTCCTCTCCAGGGCGCGCTCATTCCACCTACCCCGACATCTTCGTCCCCTCCGGCCTCATCCACGACGTCGGCCATTTCTGCTTCGTGCACCTTGACACTGTCATGCTCGAGCCCTACGACCTCATCCACCGCGCCATCGAGCTCCACGCCAACAGCCCATCCTACCACTTCGCGGCCACCACCGGCTGCGCGGCGCTCATCGTTTTCGACACCAACGCCGACCGGGAGGCTACTATGGCCTTCTTCCCCGCGGACTACGCCGGCGTCCGGGTCACCCTTCTCCGCCCAGAAGAAACCGACAACCGTGCCACCACTTGCTATGATCGTTTGGTGGAGATCGAGGCCAAGAACTTCCCGCTGGAGCTCTGGCACCCCCAAGGCGCCAACTTTGTGTTTGGCCACTTTGGGGTGCTCTGCTGCGTCGACCAAAACACACTCGTCGCCGGCGACTTCACGGCCGTCCGCGCCTTCGTTCGTGTCGAGAGCGACAACGACACACCTGACGGCTGCATTCTCCGCCTGCCGCCCGCCCAAGTTGTTGATGTGAAGCTACGCCGCGTCAAGACGTGGGCCATCCTCGAGGACACCTATGTCCCTCTCGATGATGACCTCGGCGGTGACAACAACCGCGGCCCCCACGTGCATGGGGCGTGGCGTTGGAACTGCGGCCATGCGGGTCCTTGCACCGGCTCCCACGACCACGACCACATGTCTCCCCCGTCTCCAACTGCCGCCCCGACTCCGGCAAGCCGCGTCTCCATTCTGTAG